A window of the Citrus sinensis cultivar Valencia sweet orange chromosome 9, DVS_A1.0, whole genome shotgun sequence genome harbors these coding sequences:
- the LOC112495625 gene encoding probable LRR receptor-like serine/threonine-protein kinase At3g47570 has translation MEMIKVITVRSVIHCLLCLVITVAASNISTDQQALLALKDHITYDPTNLLGTNWTSNASICSWIGIICDVNSHKVTTLNLSSFNLQGTIPPEIANLSSLKSLDLSHNKLSSNIPSSIFTMSTLKVLYLMDNQLSGSLSSFTFNTSSILDIRLSKNKLSGKLPENICNHLRYLKHLFLRENMFYGKIPSSLSKCKQLQELHLGYNNLSGAIPKEIGNLTVLQRISLINNKLHGEIPQEIGYLQNLDVLQLGFNNLTGVVPATIFNMSTLKEIFLYNNSLSGSLPSRIDLALPNLEFLNLGINSFSGTIPSSITNASKLILLEMGSNSFSGFIPSAIGNLRNLKLFDIFFNNLTSSTPELGFLSSLANCKKLRYLGLGGNPLDGFLPSSIGNLSLSLERLNIAFCNISGNIPKAIGNLSNLIVLSLGGNNLSGSIPVTFGGLQKLQGLDLAFNKLAGSIPDEICLLSRLNELDLNGNKISGSISSCLGNLTSLQYLNLGSNRFTFVIPSTFWNLKDILSFDISSNLLDGPISLAIGNLKAVVGIDLSRNNLSGNIPTTLEGLKSLQNISLAYNRLEGPIPESFGNMTSLESLDLSNNKISGSIPVSFEKLSYLKELNLSFNKLKGEIPRGGPFANFTAESFMGNELLCGLPNLQVPPCKHSQPRAQHKSKKTILLLVIFLPLSTTLVIAVALALKRGKRGTMLSNDIILSSQPTIRRFSYFELLRATDNFAENNIIGIGGFGSVYRARLEDGVEIAIKVFHPQCASTLKSFEAECEVIKNIRHRNLVKIISSCSNDDFKALVLEYMSNGSLEDCLHSSNCALNIFCRLNIMIDIASALEYLHFGHSTPIIHCDLKPSNVLLDEDMVAHLSDFGMAKLLSGEDESTMRTQTLATIGYMAPEYGIEGQISTRSDVYSYGIMLMETFTKKKPTDEIFVGELSLKRWVNDLLPVSLVEVVDKSLLSGEEKHFAAKEQCLLSIFSLALECTMESPEKRIDAKDTITRLLKIRDTLSKRIGNLS, from the exons ATGGAGATGATTAAAGTGATTACAGTACGGTCAGTAATCCACTGCCTGCTTTGCTTGGTTATTACAGTAGCAGCAAGCAACATTAGCACAGACCAACAAGCTCTTCTTGCGCTAAAAGATCACATAACTTATGATCCAACCAATCTTTTAGGCACAAACTGGACCTCAAATGCCTCTATTTGTAGCTGGATAGGCATCATTTGTGATGTCAATAGCCATAAAGTTACAACCTTGAATCTTTCTAGCTTTAATCTACAAGGCACCATCCCTCCTGAAATTGCAAACCTTTCTTCACTTAAATCACTTGATCTTAGCCATAACAAGCTTTCGAGCAACATTCCCTCCTCCATCTTCACCATGTCAACACTCAAAGTACTTTATTTGATGGATAACCAGCTCTCTGGTTCTTTGTCTTCCTTCACCTTCAACACATCTTCAATATTGGACATTCGTTTGTCTAAGAACAAACTTTCTGGTAAACTTCCAGAAAACATTTGCAATCATCTTCGTTATTTGAAACACCTTTTTTTACGTGAAAATATGTTTTATGGCAAAATTCCATCCTCTTTATCAAAGTGCAAACAACTGCAAGAGTTACATTTGGGGTATAATAATTTATCGGGAGCTATACCAAAAGAAATCGGCAACTTGACAGTACTTCAAAGGATATCACTCATCAATAACAAACTCCACG GTGAGATACCGCAAGAAATCGGCTATCTTCAAAATTTAGACGTTTTGCAGCTTGGATTCAACAACCTAACTGGTGTTGTACCTGCTACAATCTTCAACATGTCTACACTGAAAGAAATTTTCCTGTACAATAACTCTCTCTCGGGAAGTCTTCCATCAAGAATTGACCTAGCCCTTCCAAATCTTGAGTTTCTTAACTTGGGGATCAATAGTTTTTCTGGAACCATTCCTAGTTCCATCACCAATGCTTCTAAACTCATTCTACTGGAGATGGGAAGCAATTCATTTTCAGGTTTTATTCCAAGCGCCATCGGCAATTTAAGAAACCTTAAGCTTTTcgacattttttttaacaacttgACATCTTCAACTCCAGAATTGGGATTTCTTTCCTCTTTGGCAAATTGTAAGAAATTAAGATACCTAGGCTTAGGAGGCAATCCACTTGATGGCTTCCTTCCAAGTTCAATAGGtaatctttctctctctttggAAAGACTTAACATTGCCTTTTGCAATATTAGCGGCAACATTCCTAAAGCAATCGGCAATTTAAGCAACCTGATAGTTTTAAGTTTAGGAGGCAATAATTTATCAGGATCAATTCCAGTTACATTCGGCGGACTGCAGAAACTCCAAGGTTTAGATCTTGCATTTAATAAGTTGGCAGGATCAATCCCAGATGAGATTTGCCTTCTATCCAGGCTGAATGAATTGGACTTGAATGGTAATAAGATTTCAGGATCTATAAGTTCATGCTTAGGTAATCTCACTTCTCTACAATATCTCAACTTAGGGTCCAATAGATTTACTTTTGTAATTCCCTCAACTTTTTGGAACCTAAAAGACATCTTGTCCTTTGacatttcatcaaatttattgGACGGTCCTATTTCTTTAGCTATAGGAAATTTGAAGGCTGTGGTAGGAATAGATTTGTcaagaaataatttatcaGGTAATATTCCAACCACACTTGAAGGTTTAAAAAGTCTACAAAATATCTCCCTAGCATATAATAGATTAGAAGGCCCAATTCCTGAATCGTTTGGTAACATGACAAGTTTGGAAAGTTTGGATTTGTcgaataataaaatctctgGTTCTATTCCTGTGTCCTTTGAGAAGCTCTCATATCTCAAAGAGCTAAATCTCTCTTTCAACAAACTAAAAGGAGAGATTCCCAGAGGAGGACCTTTCGCCAACTTCACAGCTGAGTCATTTATGGGAAATGAGTTATTATGTGGTTTGCCAAATCTGCAAGTCCCACCATGCAAACATAGCCAGCCTAGGGCGCAACAcaaatcaaagaaaacaatACTTCTCCTTGTGATTTTTTTGCCATTGAGTACTACTTTGGTAATCGCAGTTGCTCTAGCTCTCAAACGTGGAAAAAGAGGCACAATGTTGTCAAATGATATTATCTTGTCATCACAACCAACAATAAGAAGATTTTCATACTTCGAACTTTTACGAGCAACAGATAATTTTGCTGAAAACAACATAATTGGCATTGGAGGTTTTGGTTCTGTTTATAGAGCAAGACTTGAAGACGGGGTGGAGATTGCAATAAAAGTGTTTCACCCCCAATGTGCAAGCACATTGAAGAGTTTTGAGGCTGAATGTGaagtgataaaaaatattcgcCATCGAAACCTTGTCAAAATTATCAGCAGTTGTTCGAATGATGATTTCAAAGCATTAGTTCTAGAATACATGTCCAACGGGAGCTTGGAAGATTGTCTGCATTCTAGCAACTGTGCTCTGAATATTTTTTGCAGGTTAAACATAATGATTGACATTGCATCAGCTTTAGAATATCTTCACTTCGGTCATTCAACTCCTATTATTCATTGTGACTTAAAGCCTAGTAATGTATTGTTGGATGAAGATATGGTTGCTCATCTGAGTGATTTTGGCATGGCAAAACTCTTAAGTGGAGAAGATGAGTCTACAATGCGAACTCAAACCCTTGCCACTATAGGTTATATGGCACCAG AGTATGGCATAGAAGGGCAAATATCAACTAGAAGTGATGTTTACAGCTATGGGATTATGTTAATGGAaacttttacaaaaaaaaaacccacagATGAAATTTTCGTTGGAGAATTAAGCTTAAAGCGTTGGGTTAATGACTTGCTTCCTGTTTCATTGGTGGAAGTTGTGGACAAATCTCTGCTAAGTGGAGAGGAAAAACATTTTGCTGCAAAGGAGCAATGTCTATTGTCTATCTTTAGTTTGGCTCTGGAGTGTACAATGGAATCACCGGAAAAAAGGATCGATGCAAAAGATACTATTACCAGATTACTCAAGATAAGAGACACATTGAGTAAAAGGATAggaaatttaagttaa
- the LOC112496266 gene encoding receptor-like protein EIX2 gives MHGSINWNGFQVFRYNNRFSKLLKITMSSKLFLLLQRIAFLSMILFQLEPRAADSNKIIIKCVDEEREALLTFRQSLVDEYGILSSWGREDGKRDCCKWRGVRCSNTTGHVKVLNLRTSDYEFARRKFLKGTISPALLKLHDLGHLDLSNIDFGGSPVPEFIGSLSKLTYLNLSCCTRSLKIPQTYRKLSGLEYLNPETSNLLSVGSLEWLSHLSSLRHLDLSCVNLTKSSDWFQVVANLHYLKSLVLRSCALPPINPCFIWHFNLSTSIETLDLFDNNLPSSSVYPWLLNLSRNILHLNLASNSLQGPIPEAFQHMVSLRFLALSSNELEGGIPKFFGNMCSLNELYLLNNKLSGQLSEFIQNLSSGCTVNSLEGLCLYDNDITGPIPDLGGFSSLKELYLGENSLNGTINKSLNHLFKLETLSLDGNSFTGVISETFFSNMSNLQMLYLANNLLTMKLSHDWVPPFQLKWLSLASCKMGPHFPKWLRTQSQLILLDISNTGISGTVPDWFWDLSVELFFLNLSNNHIKGKLPDLSFLRSDDIVVDISSNHFRGQIPPLPSNSTFLNLSKNKFSGSITFLCSIIENTRNIFDLSSNLLSGELPDCWLNFNSLFILNLANNSFSGKIPDSMGFLHNIRTLSLNNNRLTRELPSSLKNCSQLRVLDLRNNALFGEIPTWIGGILQNLIVLSLKSNNFHGNIPFQLCYLEFIQVLDLSLNNISGKIPKCFSNFSAMIQERSSDPIIGMANRIWVLPGYVYQYRYLDNILLTWKGSEHEYKSTLGFVKCLDLSSNKLCGPIREEIMDLDGLIALNLSRNNLNGPISPKIGQLKSLDFLDLSRNHFSGSIPSSLVKLCGLGVLDLSYNNLSGKIPLGTQLQSFNASVYAGNLELCGPPLPNQCPNEESTPCPGRDGDANTPEDEDDQFITLGFYVSLTLGFIVGFWGVCGTLMLNRSWRYGYFNFLTNMRDWLYIVGAVNAAKPQTKFRN, from the coding sequence ATGCACGGTAGTATAAATTGGAATGGATTCCAGGTTTTTCGATATAACAATAGATTCTCAAAGCTACTAAAAATTACAATGTCATCCAAATTGTTCCTTCTACTTCAACGTATAGCTTTCTTGTCTATGATATTGTTTCAATTGGAGCCCAGGGCTGCTGAttctaacaaaataataataaagtgcGTTGATGAGGAGAGAGAAGCGCTTCTCACTTTTAGACAGAGCCTGGTGGATGAATATGGCATTCTGTCTTCCTGGGGAAGAGAAGATGGCAAAAGAGATTGTTGTAAATGGAGAGGAGTCCGCTGTAGCAACACAACTGGCCATGTCAAGGTGCTTAATCTTCGAACATCCGATTATGAATTTGCTCGGAGGAAGTTCCTAAAAGGTACAATTAGTCCTGCTTTGCTTAAATTGCATGATTTAGGACATTTGGACCTTAGTAACATTGACTTCGGTGGAAGCCCAGTTCCTGAGTTCATTGGTTCCCTCAGTAAATTGACGTACCTAAATCTATCTTGTTGTACACGTTCATTAAAAATCCCTCAAACATATCGGAAGCTTTCAGGATTGGAGTATCTTAACCCAGAAACCTCTAATTTACTTAGTGTGGGAAGCCTAGAGTGGCTTtctcatctttcttctttaagaCACCTCGACCTGAGTTGCGTTAATCTTACTAAATCTAGTGATTGGTTTCAAGTAGTTGCCAATCTCCATTACCTAAAATCACTAGTCCTACGCTCGTGTGCTCTTCCACCTATCAATCCTTGTTTTATTTGGCACTTCAATTTGAGTACTTCTATTGAGACTCTTGATCTCTTTGACAACAATCTCCCTTCTTCTTCAGTGTACCCTTGGCTTCTCAATCTTAGTAGGAACATTCTTCATCTTAACCTTGCCTCTAACTCATTACAAGGTCCAATTCCAGAGGCTTTTCAACACATGGTTTCTCTTAGATTTCTGGCTCTCTCTTCTAATGAACTTGAAGGTGGGATTCCAAAATTCTTCGGAAACATGTGTAGCTTAAATGAATTATACTTGCTTAACAATAAACTCAGTGGACAACTCTCGGAGTTTATTCAAAATCTATCCAGTGGATGCACGGTGAATTCACTGGAAGGGCTGTGTTTATATGACAATGACATCACAGGGCCAATACCTGATCTTGGAGGATTTTCATCCTTGAAAGAATTGTATCTCGGAGAAAACAGTTTAAATGGAACTATAAACAAAAGCCTCAATCACTTGTTCAAGCTTGAGACTCTGTCACTTGATGGGAATTCATTCACAGGTGTTATCtctgaaacttttttttccaatatgTCCAACTTACAGATGCTGTACTTGGCCAATAACCTTTTGACTATGAAATTGAGCCATGATTGGGTTCCTCCTTTTCAACTGAAATGGTTAAGTCTTGCCTCTTGCAAGATGGGACCTCATTTTCCAAAATGGCTTCGAACTCAAAGTCAACTTATTTTGCTTGATATCTCTAATACTGGAATCTCGGGTACTGTCCCTGATTGGTTTTGGGATCTGTCCGTTGAACTCTTCTTTTTAAATCTCTCTAACAACCATATCAAAGGTAAACTTCCtgatttgtcttttttaaGGTCTGATGATATTGTTGTAGATATCAGTTCAAACCACTTTAGGGGCCAAATTCCACCGCTTCCTTCAAATTCTACGTTCTTGAATCTCTCTAAAAATAAGTTCTCAGGGTCAATTACTTTCTTGTGTTCAATTATTGAAAACACACGGAACATTTTTGATCTCTCAAGTAACTTGTTATCAGGAGAGCTTCCCGACTGTTGGTTGAACTTTAACAGCCTATTCATTCTTAATTTGGCAAACAATAGCTTCTCCGGAAAAATTCCAGACTCGATGGGCTTCCTACATAATATCCGAACATTGAGTTTAAACAACAATAGGTTAACCAGAGAATTGCCTTCATCTTTAAAGAATTGCTCGCAGCTAAGAGTTTTGGATCTTAGGAACAATGCATTGTTCGGTGAGATACCAACATGGATAGGGGGaattcttcaaaatttgattgttCTTAGCTTGAAATCTAACAATTTTCATGGAAATATACCATTTCAGTTATGTTATCTGGAATTCATTCAAGTCTTGGATCTCTCTTTAAACAATATATCAGGAAAGATACCGAAGTGTTTCAGTAATTTTTCTGCCATGATCCAAGAAAGAAGTTCCGATCCCATCATTGGGATGGCCAATAGAATCTGGGTTCTCCCTGGATATGTATATCAGTATAGATATTTGGACAATATTCTGTTGACATGGAAAGGAAGTGAGCACGAGTATAAAAGTACTTTGGGATTTGTAAAGTGCCTTGACCTTTCAAGTAACAAATTATGTGGACCAATTCGTGAAGAGATTATGGATCTTGATGGGTTGATTGCCTTAAACCTTTCAAGAAACAATTTAAATGGACCAATTTCTCCAAAGATTGGTCAATTAAAATCATTGGATTTCCTGGATTTATCTAGAAATCATTTTTCTGGAAGCATTCCATCTAGCCTTGTTAAATTGTGTGGTCTTGGTGTTTTGGACTTGTCGTACAACAACTTGTCAGGAAAAATCCCGTTGGGCACTCAGCTCCAAAGCTTCAATGCTTCAGTGTATGCTGGAAATCTTGAACTTTGTGGCCCTCCACTTCCAAATCAGTGTCCGAATGAAGAATCAACTCCATGTCCAGGCAGAGATGGTGATGCAAACACTCCAGAAGATGAGGATGATCAGTTTATAACTCTCGGATTTTATGTGAGCTTGACTCTTGGTTTCATTGTTGGATTCTGGGGGGTCTGCGGAACGTTAATGCTGAATAGGTCGTGGAGATATGGTTACTTTAACTTCTTGACTAATATGAGAGATTGGCTCTATATAGTAGGAGCTGTGAATGCTGCCAAACCGCAAACAAAGTTCAGGAACTGA